From the genome of Athene noctua chromosome 26, bAthNoc1.hap1.1, whole genome shotgun sequence:
AGAGGTCAGACGCCAAAATGACTCCTGGAAACTCACAGAGGATGCAGCAGGCTGTGATGTGTGTGTGTCCATCAGAGTTCCCATGCTGGGTGTCACAGCGCAGCTCAGTGCCAAGGGGATGGTACTAGCACTCCTTTCCCCTTGAAGCCTGAGAGAAGAAGTAAATGTATTAAgtacaaaggaaataattttcttagagGGAAAACAGACTTACCAATTAAATGTCTGAATATAACTAAAATAAAAGAGGGAAGTTTCCACCTTCTTTCATTGCCAGCAGAAAATATATCTAAGGGCTACAGACTTAGGGCAGTTTacacattttgtattttcttccacaTGTAAAATATGTTTGGTGGGCAGAATCCTACTGAAACACATGCAAAAAAGATTTCTGATTACACTGGCTTACACTGCACGTAGTATCTAATTATCTCTTCCCATTTGTGGGGAGGGGAATCCAAATCCAACAGAAGTCAAATACGCCAGCCAAAGCTGTACAGGTCCCTAGTGTCAAATATTCAGAGTACTGCTTGATTCGGTGCATTTAGCCCAGACAACGAAGATTCATAAATCATTTTAGGAAACAATTCTACATACTGTCATTTCTATTTAGGAGTTTTCTGGTGATCTATATTTTCTTTGCTTAGTCTTCCTTCAGAAGTCTAGAGTGAAGGCTGGTGGAAGGAAGGGTGGGGAAGTTTGGAAAAACTAATAGAATGGATGATGGTAAGATCCCTTGAGAAAGACTGAATGACAGTAGGAATTGCTGGTTTTAATAATGGTTTAAAGGTGGGCAGAAGCGTAACCCTTAGGCAGATGGTCACTATTTTCTTGGTTGCGTCATCCTGGTACCTCTCAATGGACCAAAGTTCAGGGGTAGGACAGGactgggagcagaggcagagccaaGGCAGGTTGCTGcatctgaatcacagaatcacagaatcgtctgggttggaaaggaccttgcagctcctccagcccaaccgtgaccctcaccctgaccattcccaactcccccagatccctcagcgctggctcagcccgactcttcaacccccccagggatcccggggactcccccctgccctgggcagcccattccaacgcccaacagccccttctgcacagaaatccttcctcagagccagcctgaccctgccctgggcagcttgaggccattccctcggggcctggcgctggggccttggctccagagactcatcccccctctctgccccctcctggcagggagttgcagagggccaggaggtctcccctcagcctcctcttctccagactgaacccccccagttcccccagccgctccccagcagacctgtgctccagaccctgccccagctccgttgcccttctctggacacgctcgagtcattcaatggcctttttggggtgaggggcccaacactgaacccaggaatcgaggggcggcctccccagtgccgagcccagggctcagatcccttccctgtccctgtggccacgccagtgctgacacaagccaggatgccgctgggcacgctgctggctcctgttcagccggctggcaaTCTGCTCGGGCTGGAGGGATTTTGGGGCCCATTCTGCAAAGCAGGGCTGAGGGCGAGCGAGCAGGGGAGGCCGTGAGGAGCAGGGAAAGGGTCTGAGGCCTGGGAGGGGATGTGTGGCCCCAGGTGTCTCTGGAAGTGGggtgggctgagggggggggtTGGAGCCTGGGGCTCAGGGCTGGCAGGTGGAGACCAGGCTCTGGGGGAGGCCAGGTCCGGGGTGGGGGACTGGGGTGTCGGGAACAGGCTGCGATCCCCAGAAGCAGGGTGGTCCTGGGGGCTGAGGAGCCCCTGAGGAGGGGGTGGCACAGGGAGAGCCAGGGCCCgcgtggggtggggtggggtggggtgtgatGGGTGCGATGACGGGGTGTGACGGGGTGCGATGGGGTGGGGTGTGATGGGGTGGGGTGTGATGGGGTGCTGGGCCCGCCCCGCCAGAGCCCCGCGCCCTGCAGCCCTACCtgagcccggcgctgccgggagGCTgcaggcccggcccgggcccggccgcggcgcgtCGCCGCTCGCCATGGGGAcgggggcgggacggggcggcctGGCGCAGGCTCctcccggccggggcggggggaccgggGCTCTGAGCCCGGGAGGGTGGCGGGCAGCGGCCGCTCGGCTCCTCCTGAGTCGCTCCGGGGCGGTGCAGCGCGGCAGCGGCCCGTCCCCCCCCGGCCGGGAGGGCCCCAGGCCCCGGCCCTGCGCGCCCTCACTCGGGGCCGCGGGTGTGTCCCCAGAGCCGGCAGCGGCCCCCCCAAAAAAGTGCAAATTTGTTAATTAAAACGAAAAATGACATCTTTAATGTTCAAGGAACATTTGATACATTGACACTCATTTAACACCTAAACATAACAACCTCGGGAGACACAGAAGATAACGCTGTGGGAAGCTTTTAATATTCAGTGCAAACCCAAATCCTTCAGAAAAATCCTCATTGCAGAACACGTGGCTTTCACATTTTGTCTGGTCAAAGCCTGGTAAACAGGCAAAGTTACTGTGCTACTCCTGCTCCTATGCAGAGCATTTGATTATCTCCAAGATAAGGCCGTGCTTCAGAAACCCCACGAGGTACCAGCTCGTGATGGAAGCTGGAGCTCCCGAGGGAATCAGATAAACTCCCGCTCCAGGCTCTGAGACTCATTAAAACATAGTTTCTACTGTAGCTCCCACTGGTTCGGAACAAAAGGGCTGATCCACAGGTCAACAGAACTAAGGGACGTGACTAAGTGACAGCAAGTTCCTCTGAGCCAAACCCAGTCCTACTTCTGTCCACAGCAAAACTGGTTTAACTTGATGGATGTGCAAATTTACACCACTCCGGGCCCAGGAGCTTGACCTTAGTGGCTGTCCTGGCTCCAGCTCTCCTGCTGGGTGAGGAGAAACTTCAGTACCACGCACTGTGCATGCCACTGCAGTAACGGGCTGTTTCACCgaaactggttttaaaaatgaCATGTTGAATTCTGCACCTTCTAGAAAACCTTCCGTCTCCTGAACTGTAGTCCATATTTAATAATGTTTCTTAAAAAGCCAATTTCTTCCTGTGATGCAGAGAGCTTGACCAGAACTGAAGCCAGTGTCCCCTTCTAGTTTCTGTACCAGCAATTCAGTGCAAGAAGGTACGAAGTGCTGCCCATCGGACAGCTGGCCCAGCAGAACTGAGTGCTGGGGTGTCCCGTGACTCCCTGACACACTCCGGTAAGAAAATCCTGTGCCCATTCAATCCTCCCCAGCCAAAGGACAGGTTTTTATGCTGGACATGGAGTACAGAAAGGAGCTTAGAGGAGCCGAGAGAGGAACCCTTGGCAATCAAAAGTACCAGCCCTTCCAATGGCATAATTCTGTACCCGTTATAAATGATGGCCCTTCTCTTGCAGGTCTTAAACAGCCCCACTGAGGTCAGCTGGATACACAGGCAAAAACctttttcagatggaaaaatacACAGTATATTATAAAAAAGGGGGCCTTCTGCAAATCTTACTCTGGCCTCACAATAGTCCTGCTGAGGTCTATTGGTTAGCACAGGCAGAAAGGTAGAAAAATAGTAGGATTGGTCCTCAAAACAATTCCATTTTAGCAAACACTGCccatacaagattttttttcttttttaatgagcaGGAACTCCTTCATTCTTTTTACATTTAGTTATGATACGCAAAATGATGTACGTTTGCAAAATGTACCAGGATGTCCATTTTTAAACACTGGCAATAAACAGGTTGTCCCACAACCTGCATTTAGCTATGCAGACCATTATTTAGGAACAGAATGTGCCAAACATTGATTTAGTGCCTGAAGATACTGCTGGGGAGCCCTGTTCAACTGCCAATGCTGCAACTGCCAAATTCACTCCAGTGGCAGGAGCCTTTTGGATGATTGCTCTACTGCATtactaacattattttaaatccatAAATAAATTCTCAGAGTTGCATCTGGGAGGGTTAGCAGAAAATACCACATGGTGTGTGCTCTGTTACTGGGTTTTATAGCTAAGACTGAGagtatgaaataagaaaaaatggaggAGAAGTCCAAAGCCCTCTGAAGTTGAACAGGATTCCTTCCCAGTATCTCAGGCATGCAGACAGCTGCTGTACTCTAAGGACTGGATAACTGCCCTAAATATAGGCAGTGGCTTTTAAATGGCTGCCTTGAAGTTAAATTGAGAATTTTCCTTGTTTCGTTTACAGTCAGAGCCAAGAGCTCACTACTCAGTTCTGTGCATGTTGGGGTAAAGATGCATATCTGTACAGCCCTTCGGTGAAAGAACTTGTTCTGTACTCCTCAGTTAATTCTGCATTTCTGGCCTTGGTTTTAGTGTGCTGTGCATGGTTATAGAACACTGCCTTTTGAGAAAGGGGGATGCACATAGTGCATGACTGCAGTTACAGTGGCAGGTGATGGAGGAAGACACTGCAGTAGATAATATTAAAGGTTGCATGCCATTTCTTCCTGGTATCCTCCATGTGTCATTCTGCACATTGCAGAATTTTCTTAACATTGACATAAAATCCTGTGGGAACATCTCTCTTGTCCCGGTATTGAATCCTGTATGCCATGTTCCCAAATCTGCAGAGCAGCACTCAGCTGGTCCTCTGCCACAGCAGGAACTTTCTCACTGCAGCTCTGAGCTGTAGTTTTAGCTTTCATCGGCCAAGGAGCAGCTCTGTCTTCTCACAGTGCTGAGAGGAGATGGGTTGCCAGCTTCAGTGGCAACTCATCCAAGGGGAAGAGGTGTTTTTTGTCAGCAGAATCAGATAGGAAACTACTCATCACGtgagaataaatatttctgtgtccTCTGATGAGAAATGCAGGTGGAAGGCACAGCCTCTCTGCACTTTCTCAGGGAGACTTCACGTGTTCATGAGGTTAGCTTGCATCTACAGCATCTCTAAGTCTGTAAAATACTTTTGCTGTTGAAAGAGAAGGGGGCCAACAAGCCTTTTATACCAGGGTCCCATTCTTACTGTCATATTTCAGCCTGGGCCGGGGGAAGTTGAGGGTGGCATACTCTGTGGCATTCTGCATTTGTAAGTTCTTCACCTCTGCTGCAGAGCGCTCCCGGACCTTGGTGAACACCTGGATGTCTGCATAGTGAATGCTGTCATCCTGCTTCACTCTCTTGGGTTTACTCACGGTGGCGTAGACAGGAAACTCTGGGACATCTTCATACGTTGGAGCCTTTGGGGAGAAAGAGCTCTGGCAGGTCAGATCCCTGGGCTGCTGCTACACGTGCCTTCCCCAGACCAGGCAGAGACACCCTCCACACTGACCCCAGCACTATCCAACCCTCTGACACCTCAGGTTCAGAGAAGGGTTTCATCCTACTGCTTCCACTGGactttagagggaaaaaaatgggcTTGCATCTCCGCGCAGCAATGCACATTGTTCCCACAGCCATTAAAGGTTATACAGGATGAGACAATTCGTGGCTCTGAATAAGCTGCCCCATGTCCTCCCAACCCATCTAGCCTAGGAAGTGGTGGTCAGCTCTCAATATACAGTTAGGAAAACAACTCTGGGAAGCTGTTTACCTTCCTGCCAGGCTGAAGCTGTTGGCTCTCATGTCTCACATTAGTTCCTGAAAAAGAAACATCAGCAGATCAGGTTAATACAACTGTTTATTGTTCCACTTTCGAATGCAGAAATGCAGTGTCTGTCTGGCCCACGGGCTCTCCCCACCGGACACAAATCAAATTTCCACTTCATCTGACACCCTCAACCCCTAATGCTGTCTCTGAGGCCCACCTCCAAGAAGAAAGCCTGGGcttgtttctttggaaaaaaataaggtttccAGGGATGACAACATGCTATGGACCGCAATGTTCTTGGCAGAACCTAGGAGGACAGACACAGCACAGAGAGCTTCTTTGTCAGGCTCTTGGAGAAGTCAGATCCCGTTTTAACTTTGTTATTTCCATTGCTGCCTGGCAAACATATTTTGCCCAGCATGGTCCAAAGTCCACAACTGGGCTGCTTAGGGAATGCCCTTTATCCTGGGGGACTGATGTCAGATGGATGTTTGCAGCTCTTACAGGAGTTCGATGCAGCTTCTGCTATACTGCTGCTTGAGAGTACTCACATGTGTTTTCATGTGAGACTCTGGTATTTTAAAGATTCTGCTGAagtcccttccctccctcttgccaaACCCCATGGCACATCACAGCCCTTGCTTTAAGTTTTAAAGAAATCTTGCCTCTTGCTTCTACCACCCTTCTCTTGAGGAAGTTTAGGTACAAAAGAGTACGGGGAGGGGACCTCAGCCTCAGGGATCCAGTTCACAGTCAGCCCTAATGTCAGCTAACCAGGGGCTCAGTCACTCCACCTCCTCTTATCCTCTAAAGCATTTTCACAAATCCTTaccttgcttttccttctttcttttaaaaggtgAAGGACACTTCCTGAAATCAGAGAGAGATATCAGCCCTGAGAAGCCCCAGCCTCTGCTCTTAGAACACCCAAACCCAAAGGCACCACCCCAGAGCACCACATCTGTGGGTAATGAGCAAGGCCCAAGAAGTGTCTCAGAGAAGAGGTATTGAGACAAGCCAGAACCCGAATAAATCCTGCAGGGAGGATGTCCAAAGGGGAGATGTGGGGATGTGTTTCCTCCTTCTGTGACACACTACTATACTCCACAGACACCCCCAAGTCTCCTTGCCtttcagccctgcctggctgTCCAATATGCATCAGAGCGAATGAGAGCAGATTCCACTTTAGTTTTGCAACTACATTTCCTCAGCTGTATGCTCAAAGATGCAGGGTGCAGAGCATGATCTCAATTGGCATGATCCCTTCTCTTAGGGCCAGAAGCTCTGATAGCCCCATACCCTGCACTTTGACCCCCTTGCCCAAGGAGCAGCTGTGCACAGACCTTGTGCTAATTTAATGTTTCAGACAGTTTTCCTGTTCTCagtttttccacttaaaacacaaccaaaccaaacaagcTATGCACTAAATATAAGCCAAGCCAAACCCTAATCTCGGCTGTACCTGCGTGACCAGAGACAAGCCAAACACAGCTACGTCCCAGCCATGGAATGAACAGGAGCCAAATTCATTCCAGCTGTAACAACAGAGCCAGAAGCTGAGCAGGCTCCTGCAGGCTGGTGCTGGCAGAGGAGCGCAGGTTGTCTGGCAGAGATGTGTCACATTCTGGGCCAGATGCGTGAAGGAAATGTTTTCCCTGCATCACACTCAgagggctggaggggagcaggtGCCAGGCCTTGTATGGCTCCTCCTGCGTCCGCATCGCCCGCCCAACTCCGCGTGCAGCTGAGGGTCTCCTGCGGGTCACCAGCCGCTGAGCGTGGGCAACTTGGGCTTTTAATGGGGCTACAGCGTTACCACGCGGTTCCCACACAGTGTGCATTTGCCAGACAGTCCTGCCACAGGCGGGAACACTGCAGTGCCCGAAGCAGAGCTTTGCCTTTGCTGGCTTTTAGAGGTAGTTTCACTGGGTGGGTGAGCAGGACAGTGTGTGTAGTAATGCCTTTGGCACTCTaatggcaaaacaaaaaaaagcatgaatGCGGGAAAGAACATGGGAGACCTTCAAAATGGCCCGTAATGATTAACCAGACTTGCTAGACCTGGGAAGTCAAAGGCAGTTTGGGGGAAGGCAGGGTGGCCTATG
Proteins encoded in this window:
- the C26H11orf52 gene encoding uncharacterized protein C11orf52 homolog isoform X2, which gives rise to MGNLCSCGRPWKCPSPFKRKKEKQGTNVRHESQQLQPGRKAPTYEDVPEFPVYATVSKPKRVKQDDSIHYADIQVFTKVRERSAAEVKNLQMQNATEYATLNFPRPRLKYDSKNGTLV
- the C26H11orf52 gene encoding uncharacterized protein C11orf52 homolog isoform X1, which gives rise to MARTGLAEPHCSDGEKSDTARHSLGIARARAGTRKHKLALSRKHFCFMEEGATWATSAAAGDRGTNVRHESQQLQPGRKAPTYEDVPEFPVYATVSKPKRVKQDDSIHYADIQVFTKVRERSAAEVKNLQMQNATEYATLNFPRPRLKYDSKNGTLV